One window from the genome of Motilibacter aurantiacus encodes:
- a CDS encoding GyrI-like domain-containing protein — protein sequence MPEIVHRVETAYVGLSRVVRVDSFAEIADQLPPLISWLQEQGVEPADAPFLRYLTFFEDGRIHVEAGVPVDVPVDVGDTPYSCGALPAGRYVAEVHVGSFEGLADATARALEWGSEQGLAWDRDAAPGQESWGCRLEAYEADPLREPDPSRWRTRVLLRLAQPPQAR from the coding sequence GTGCCCGAGATCGTGCATCGCGTGGAGACCGCGTACGTCGGGCTGAGCCGCGTGGTCCGGGTGGACTCCTTCGCCGAGATCGCCGACCAGCTGCCGCCGCTGATCTCCTGGCTGCAGGAGCAAGGGGTGGAGCCTGCGGACGCGCCGTTCCTGCGTTACCTGACCTTCTTCGAGGACGGCCGCATCCACGTCGAGGCGGGCGTGCCGGTGGACGTGCCGGTCGACGTGGGGGACACGCCGTACTCCTGCGGCGCCCTGCCGGCGGGCCGCTACGTCGCCGAGGTGCACGTGGGCTCGTTCGAGGGGCTGGCCGACGCCACCGCGCGGGCGCTCGAGTGGGGGAGCGAGCAGGGGCTCGCGTGGGACCGGGACGCCGCGCCGGGCCAGGAGTCCTGGGGATGCCGGCTCGAGGCGTACGAGGCCGACCCGCTGCGCGAGCCGGACCCGAGCCGGTGGCGCACCCGGGTGCTCCTCCGGCTCGCCCAGCCCCCGCAGGCGCGATAG
- a CDS encoding winged helix-turn-helix transcriptional regulator translates to MATRREYFDGCAAAHALDLVGERWALLVVRELVLGPKRFTDLRTGLPLASPNVLSQRLRDLEQAGIVRRRRLPPPAASAVYELTEWGQGLEPVLQALGRWGVRSPSLPEVQDIGQDSFVLALRTMYDPVAAAGLTATYELRLGDHSFGVRITEGGFEVAPGMAQAPGAVLTGTPSALAAVLLGSRPLDEAVAAGDVSVEGDAALAERLASAFARPERLPAPALG, encoded by the coding sequence GTGGCAACCAGGCGGGAGTACTTCGACGGGTGCGCCGCTGCGCACGCGCTGGACCTGGTCGGTGAGCGTTGGGCGCTGCTCGTCGTGCGCGAGCTCGTGCTCGGCCCGAAGCGGTTCACCGACCTGCGCACCGGGCTCCCCCTCGCCAGTCCCAACGTCCTGTCCCAGCGCCTGCGCGACCTCGAGCAGGCCGGCATCGTGCGACGGCGGCGACTGCCTCCCCCTGCAGCGTCGGCGGTCTACGAGCTGACCGAGTGGGGCCAGGGCCTGGAGCCCGTTCTGCAGGCCCTCGGCCGCTGGGGCGTCCGGTCGCCGAGCCTGCCCGAGGTGCAGGACATCGGCCAGGACTCGTTCGTGCTGGCGCTGCGCACGATGTACGACCCAGTGGCGGCTGCGGGGCTGACCGCGACGTACGAGCTGCGGCTCGGCGACCACTCGTTCGGCGTCCGCATCACCGAGGGCGGCTTCGAGGTCGCGCCCGGCATGGCCCAGGCGCCGGGCGCCGTGCTGACCGGCACCCCCAGCGCGCTGGCGGCCGTGCTGCTCGGCTCCCGGCCGCTGGACGAGGCCGTCGCCGCCGGAGACGTATCGGTCGAGGGCGACGCCGCGCTCGCCGAGCGCCTGGCATCGGCGTTCGCGCGGCCCGAGCGCCTCCCCGCACCCGCGCTCGGCTGA
- a CDS encoding YciI family protein — MRFMVIVKATEDTEAGVLPTTEELAAMGAYNEELARAGVLLAGEGLHPSAKGARVVFSGDSRTVIDGPFAESKELIAGFWLIQAKSLEEAVEWAKRCPSPTRGESQLEVRQVFEAEDFGEELTPELRAQEDRLREQTGSSGSSGSA, encoded by the coding sequence ATGCGCTTCATGGTGATCGTGAAGGCGACCGAGGACACCGAGGCCGGCGTCCTGCCGACGACGGAGGAGCTCGCCGCGATGGGCGCGTACAACGAGGAGCTCGCCCGGGCGGGCGTGCTGCTCGCCGGCGAGGGGCTGCACCCGAGCGCGAAGGGCGCGCGGGTGGTGTTCTCCGGCGACTCGCGGACCGTGATCGACGGGCCGTTCGCCGAGTCCAAGGAGCTGATCGCGGGGTTCTGGCTCATCCAGGCCAAGTCGCTGGAGGAGGCCGTGGAGTGGGCGAAGCGCTGCCCCAGCCCCACTCGTGGGGAGTCGCAGCTGGAGGTCCGCCAGGTCTTCGAGGCCGAGGACTTCGGCGAGGAGCTCACCCCGGAGCTGCGCGCCCAGGAGGACCGTCTGCGCGAGCAGACCGGGTCGTCCGGGTCGTCCGGGTCGGCCTGA
- a CDS encoding RNA polymerase sigma factor — MSAGATRAAVEAVWRIESARLVAGLARLVRDVGVAEDLAQDALVIALEKWPESGVPDNPGAWLMATAKRRGIDLLRRDVMLDRKHAQMAHALEQQQEPSPDENVDGVQDDLLRLVFTACHPVLSTEAQVALTLRLLGGLTTAEIARAFLAPEPTVGQRISRAKRTLTQANVPFEVPSGAELAPRLGAVLDVIYLIFNEGYSATAGEDWVRPGLCEDALRLGRVLAQLMPREPEVHGLVALMELSASRLRARLGPEGQPVLLADQDRSRWDRVLVRRGLAALELAERLGGARGPYALQAGIAACHARARTAQETDWERIVACYDALAQLTSSPVVELNRAVAVGMAYGPAEGLALADQLLDAPALRSYHLLPAVRADLLARLGRVDEAQEELARAASLTRNTRERELLLDRARRLRPGG; from the coding sequence ATGAGCGCCGGGGCGACGAGGGCCGCGGTCGAGGCGGTGTGGCGCATCGAGTCGGCCCGCCTCGTCGCCGGCCTGGCCCGGCTCGTGCGTGACGTCGGCGTGGCCGAGGACCTCGCGCAGGACGCGCTCGTGATCGCCCTGGAGAAGTGGCCCGAGTCAGGCGTCCCGGACAACCCTGGCGCCTGGCTCATGGCCACGGCCAAGCGGCGCGGCATCGACCTGCTGCGCCGGGACGTCATGCTCGACCGCAAGCACGCGCAGATGGCTCACGCGCTGGAGCAGCAGCAGGAGCCGTCGCCGGACGAGAACGTCGACGGCGTGCAGGACGACCTGCTGCGGCTCGTCTTCACCGCCTGCCACCCGGTGCTCTCGACCGAGGCGCAGGTCGCGCTGACCCTGCGCCTGCTGGGCGGGCTGACGACGGCCGAGATCGCGCGGGCCTTCCTCGCGCCCGAGCCGACGGTCGGCCAGCGGATCTCCCGGGCGAAGCGAACGCTGACCCAGGCCAACGTGCCCTTCGAGGTGCCGAGCGGCGCCGAGCTCGCCCCACGGCTGGGCGCGGTGCTCGACGTCATCTACCTGATCTTCAACGAGGGCTACTCCGCGACGGCAGGCGAGGACTGGGTACGCCCCGGGCTGTGCGAGGACGCGCTCCGGCTCGGCCGCGTCCTCGCACAGCTGATGCCGCGCGAGCCCGAGGTGCACGGCCTCGTCGCGTTGATGGAGCTCTCGGCGTCCCGACTGCGCGCCCGGCTCGGCCCGGAGGGGCAGCCGGTGCTCCTGGCCGACCAGGACCGGTCGCGCTGGGACAGGGTCCTCGTACGCCGCGGCCTCGCCGCCCTCGAGCTGGCCGAGCGGCTGGGGGGCGCCCGCGGCCCGTACGCGCTGCAGGCCGGGATCGCGGCCTGCCACGCCCGCGCCCGCACCGCGCAGGAGACCGACTGGGAGCGGATCGTCGCCTGCTACGACGCCCTCGCCCAGCTCACCTCCTCGCCGGTCGTCGAGCTCAACCGGGCCGTCGCGGTCGGGATGGCGTACGGGCCGGCCGAGGGCCTCGCCCTCGCCGACCAGCTGCTCGATGCCCCCGCCCTGCGCAGCTATCACCTGCTGCCCGCCGTACGCGCCGACCTGCTGGCCAGGCTCGGCCGGGTCGACGAGGCACAGGAGGAGCTCGCCCGCGCCGCGTCCTTGACCCGCAACACCCGCGAGCGCGAGCTCCTGCTCGACCGCGCCCGGCGGCTGCGGCCCGGCGGGTAG